A single region of the Bos mutus isolate GX-2022 chromosome 17, NWIPB_WYAK_1.1, whole genome shotgun sequence genome encodes:
- the SNRNP35 gene encoding U11/U12 small nuclear ribonucleoprotein 35 kDa protein, whose amino-acid sequence MNDWMPIAKEYDPLKAGSIDGTDEDPHDRAVWRAMLARYTPNKGVTGDPLLTLFVARLNLQTKEEKLKEVFSRYGDIRRLRLVRDLVTGFSKGYAFIEYKDERSLLKAYRDADGLVIDQHEIFVDYELERTLKGWIPRRLGGGLGGKKESGQLRFGGRDRPFRKPINLPVVKNDQFREGKRERRERSRSRERHWDSRMRDHHDRGREKRWQEREPARAWPEGDWERERDFRDDRVKGREKRDRSK is encoded by the coding sequence ATGAATGATTGGATGCCCATTGCCAAGGAGTATGACCCGCTCAAAGCTGGCAGCATTGATGGCACTGACGAAGACCCACACGATCGCGCTGTCTGGAGGGCGATGCTGGCACGATACACCCCCAACAAAGGCGTCACAGGGGACCCCCTCCTCACCCTGTTTGTGGCGAGACTAAACCTGCAGACCAAAGAGGAGAAGTTAAAGGAAGTGTTTTCCCGCTACGGGGACATCCGGCGGCTTCGGCTAGTGAGGGACTTGGTCACAGGCTTTTCGAAGGGCTACGCCTTCATTGAATACAAAGACGAGCGTTCTCTGCTCAAAGCTTACCGGGATGCTGACGGCCTGGTCATTGACCAGCACGAAATATTTGTGGACTATGAGCTGGAGAGGACTCTCAAAGGGTGGATTCCTCGGCGACTCGGAGGAGGTCTGGGTGGGAAGAAGGAATCTGGGCAGCTGAGATTTGGGGGGCGAGATCGGCCTTTTCGCAAACCCATTAACCTGCCAGTTGTGAAAAATGACCAGTTCcgagaggggaagagggagaggagggagcgGTCTCGGTCCCGAGAAAGACACTGGGACTCCAGGATGAGGGACCACCATGACAGGGGTCGGGAAAAAAGGTGGCAGGAGAGAGAACCAGCCAGGGCATGGCCAGAAGGTgactgggagagagagagggacttcAGAGATGACAGGGTcaaggggagggagaagagggacaGAAGCAAGTAG